A section of the Flavobacteriales bacterium genome encodes:
- a CDS encoding gliding motility-associated C-terminal domain-containing protein gives MRASALALLLWTVCGSGSAQNLVPNPSFEQVTSCPSFASQLDRAAPWTNPTLGTPELFHGCAPLASYVSVPYCTTGGFQHARTGQGFIGLYTWRTDIADMREYAEVELVAPLVAGTCYRVAFFVNMPNDHPYACDGIGAHFSAGPIGASNGTVLPYPAHVEHPAGTLITDTLGWTLVSGAYMASGGETHLTIGNFRNDTGTQTLQIATNVWHTTSAYLLVDDVSVEELFLSVDLGPDTLICDGASLLLDATIPGASYLWSDGGTGPTTVAGGPGTYWVRVFSGPCSASDTIVITGGTIPELDLPQRVNLCPGASLELDASSAGARVVWMDGDSVAIRTVSAPGTYTVTATNPCGSTTASVEVTYDLCPCVPYLPNAFTPNADGINDVVRPEFHCGDGALSWSIHDRWGQRVFTSAEGATCWDGMINGTLAPDGVYVWRGRVSIGAHGREYMGHFVLLR, from the coding sequence ATGCGTGCTTCCGCCTTGGCTCTTCTCCTATGGACGGTGTGCGGCTCGGGGTCCGCGCAGAACCTGGTGCCCAATCCAAGCTTCGAGCAGGTCACCAGTTGTCCCAGCTTCGCGAGCCAGCTCGATCGCGCAGCACCGTGGACCAACCCCACGCTCGGCACCCCGGAGCTCTTCCACGGCTGCGCGCCGCTCGCCTCATACGTATCGGTCCCCTACTGCACCACGGGTGGCTTCCAACACGCACGGACCGGACAGGGATTCATCGGCCTCTATACCTGGCGCACGGATATCGCGGACATGCGGGAGTATGCCGAGGTGGAGCTGGTCGCCCCGCTCGTGGCGGGTACCTGTTATCGCGTCGCGTTCTTCGTGAACATGCCGAATGACCACCCGTACGCGTGCGATGGCATCGGTGCGCACTTCTCCGCCGGCCCCATCGGCGCATCGAACGGAACGGTGCTCCCCTACCCCGCGCATGTCGAACATCCGGCCGGTACGCTGATCACGGATACCCTGGGATGGACCCTGGTGAGCGGCGCGTACATGGCTTCCGGTGGCGAAACACACCTCACGATCGGGAACTTCAGGAACGACACGGGCACGCAGACGCTGCAGATCGCGACCAACGTGTGGCATACCACCAGCGCCTACCTGCTCGTGGACGATGTATCCGTGGAGGAGCTGTTCCTTTCCGTGGATCTGGGTCCGGATACGCTGATCTGTGATGGCGCATCGCTTCTTCTGGATGCCACCATCCCGGGGGCCTCCTACCTATGGAGCGATGGCGGCACGGGGCCAACGACGGTCGCAGGAGGGCCCGGCACGTATTGGGTCCGGGTGTTCTCGGGCCCCTGCAGCGCGTCGGACACCATCGTGATCACTGGTGGCACGATCCCGGAATTGGACCTTCCGCAGCGCGTGAACCTGTGCCCGGGCGCTTCCCTGGAGCTGGATGCCTCCTCGGCGGGTGCCCGTGTGGTCTGGATGGACGGGGATAGCGTGGCGATCCGGACGGTGAGCGCACCTGGCACCTACACCGTCACCGCCACGAATCCATGCGGCAGCACGACGGCAAGCGTGGAGGTCACCTACGACCTCTGTCCGTGCGTTCCGTACCTGCCCAACGCCTTCACGCCGAACGCAGACGGCATCAACGATGTCGTTCGCCCGGAATTCCACTGTGGGGATGGTGCGCTCAGCTGGTCCATCCACGATCGCTGGGGGCAGCGCGTGTTCACCAGCGCCGAAGGAGCCACCTGCTGGGATGGCATGATCAATGGAACGCTCGCACCGGACGGCGTGTACGTGTGGCGCGGCCGGGTATCCATCGGGGCGCATGGCCGGGAGTACATGGGGCACTTCGTCCTGTTGCGGTGA
- a CDS encoding cyclase family protein has product MRYLLSSSIVLLALSCATPRPEPGVAAPDPASLLSEATWIDLSHDFSDSTIYWPNNPTGFELHVESEGVTPGGWYYSSNSICAPEHGGTHMDAPVHFAEGKHTSEEVPLDQLIGKACVLDVTSAVGDDADHLVSVAEVEEWERANGRIPDGAIVLVRTGWGKYYDDRAKCLGTAEKGADAIPHLHFPGIDPALATWLIEHRKPKAVGLDTPSLDRGQSTDFMTHRLLFEANIPGFENVASLEQVPAHGAFVVALPMKIKGGTGGPLRIVACVPADK; this is encoded by the coding sequence ATGCGTTACCTCCTTTCCTCATCGATCGTGCTCCTCGCCTTGTCGTGTGCAACACCTCGACCCGAACCCGGTGTCGCAGCGCCGGATCCCGCCTCGCTCCTATCCGAGGCCACCTGGATCGACCTCAGCCACGACTTCTCCGACAGCACCATCTATTGGCCCAACAACCCCACAGGCTTCGAACTGCATGTGGAATCCGAAGGCGTGACGCCCGGTGGCTGGTACTACAGCTCCAATTCCATTTGCGCGCCGGAGCATGGCGGAACGCACATGGACGCACCCGTCCACTTCGCCGAGGGCAAACACACCAGCGAAGAGGTGCCACTGGACCAACTCATTGGCAAGGCGTGCGTGTTGGACGTGACCAGCGCTGTGGGCGATGATGCCGATCACCTCGTGTCGGTCGCTGAGGTGGAGGAATGGGAGCGCGCCAACGGCCGCATCCCCGATGGAGCCATCGTGCTCGTTCGCACGGGCTGGGGCAAATACTACGACGACCGCGCGAAGTGCCTCGGCACAGCGGAGAAAGGTGCTGACGCCATCCCCCACCTGCACTTCCCCGGCATTGACCCTGCTCTGGCCACCTGGCTCATTGAGCATCGCAAACCAAAAGCCGTCGGGCTGGACACCCCAAGCCTCGACCGCGGACAGAGCACGGATTTCATGACGCACCGCCTCCTCTTCGAAGCGAACATCCCCGGCTTCGAGAACGTGGCCAGCCTGGAACAGGTGCCTGCGCACGGGGCCTTCGTTGTCGCACTGCCCATGAAGATCAAGGGCGGCACGGGCGGGCCGCTGCGGATCGTGGCATGCGTGCCCGCCGATAAGTGA
- a CDS encoding acyl-CoA carboxylase subunit beta translates to MAEKQDIEFNKNEDRNKLAVSELHSRLKKVYLGGGEKRIAKLKADGKMTARERIDALLDKGAPRIEIGAFAADGMYKEHGGAPSAGVVVVIGYVSKRQCIVVANDATVKAGAWFPMTGKKNLRAQEIAIENRLPIIYLVDSAGVYLPMQDEIFPDKEHFGRIFRNNAVMSSMGITQIAAVMGSCVAGGAYLPIMSDEALIVEKTGSIFLAGSYLVKAAIGEDIDNETLGGATTHSEISGVTDYKCKDDADCLKKIRAIMDKLGKPKDAGFSREKPAAPKADPKEIYGILPSDRAKPYDMREVIARLVDDSEYTEYKEGFGQSIITAYARIDGWAVGIVANQRKVVKSKKGEMQFGGVIYSDSADKATRFIANCNQKNIPLVFLQDVTGFMVGSRSEHGGIIKDGAKLVNAVSNSVVPKFTVIVGNSYGAGNYAMCGKAYDPRLIVGWPSAQVAVMGGDQAAKVLLQIEVAALKGRGEEITKEREAEILGKIRAKYEESMSPYYAAARLWLDAIIDPLETRTWISLGIEAASQAPATREFNMGVLQT, encoded by the coding sequence ATGGCTGAGAAGCAGGACATCGAGTTCAACAAGAACGAGGACAGGAACAAACTCGCCGTCAGCGAGCTCCATAGCCGCCTGAAGAAGGTGTACCTCGGCGGCGGCGAAAAGCGCATCGCCAAGCTGAAGGCCGACGGCAAGATGACCGCCCGCGAGCGCATCGACGCGCTGCTGGACAAGGGCGCGCCGCGCATCGAGATCGGCGCCTTTGCGGCCGACGGCATGTACAAGGAACACGGCGGCGCCCCCAGCGCGGGTGTGGTGGTGGTGATCGGCTACGTGAGCAAGCGCCAGTGCATCGTGGTGGCCAACGACGCCACCGTGAAGGCCGGCGCCTGGTTCCCCATGACCGGCAAGAAGAACCTGCGCGCCCAGGAGATCGCCATCGAGAACCGCCTGCCCATCATCTACCTGGTGGACAGCGCCGGCGTGTACCTGCCCATGCAGGACGAGATCTTCCCCGACAAGGAGCACTTCGGCCGGATCTTCCGCAACAACGCGGTGATGAGCTCCATGGGCATCACGCAGATCGCCGCCGTGATGGGCAGCTGCGTAGCCGGCGGCGCCTACCTGCCCATCATGAGTGATGAGGCCCTCATCGTGGAGAAGACCGGCAGCATCTTCCTTGCGGGCAGCTACCTGGTGAAGGCCGCCATCGGCGAGGACATCGACAACGAGACCCTCGGCGGCGCCACCACCCACAGCGAGATCAGCGGGGTCACCGACTACAAGTGCAAGGACGACGCGGACTGCCTGAAGAAGATCCGCGCCATCATGGACAAGCTGGGCAAGCCCAAGGACGCCGGCTTCAGCCGCGAGAAGCCCGCCGCGCCCAAGGCCGACCCAAAGGAGATCTACGGCATCCTCCCCAGCGACCGCGCCAAGCCCTACGACATGCGCGAGGTGATCGCACGCCTGGTGGACGACAGCGAGTACACTGAGTACAAGGAAGGCTTCGGTCAGAGCATCATCACCGCCTACGCCCGCATCGACGGCTGGGCCGTGGGCATCGTGGCCAACCAACGCAAAGTGGTGAAGAGCAAGAAGGGCGAGATGCAGTTCGGCGGCGTCATCTACAGCGACAGCGCCGACAAGGCCACGCGCTTCATCGCCAACTGCAACCAGAAGAACATCCCGCTGGTCTTCCTGCAGGACGTCACCGGCTTCATGGTGGGCAGCCGCAGCGAGCACGGCGGCATCATCAAGGACGGCGCCAAGCTGGTGAACGCTGTGAGCAACAGCGTGGTGCCCAAGTTCACCGTGATCGTGGGCAACAGCTATGGCGCCGGCAACTACGCCATGTGCGGCAAAGCCTACGACCCCCGCCTCATCGTGGGCTGGCCCAGCGCGCAGGTGGCCGTGATGGGCGGCGACCAGGCCGCCAAGGTGCTGCTGCAGATCGAAGTGGCCGCGCTGAAAGGCCGCGGCGAGGAGATCACCAAGGAGCGCGAGGCCGAGATCCTCGGCAAGATCCGCGCGAAGTACGAGGAGAGCATGAGCCCTTATTACGCGGCCGCGCGACTGTGGCTGGATGCGATCATTGATCCGCTGGAGACGAGGACGTGGATCAGTTTGGGGATCGAGGCGGCCAGCCAAGCACCGGCGACGAGAGAGTTCAACATGGGAGTCTTGCAGACGTAG
- a CDS encoding transposase yields the protein MKHWIGIDVSKATLDVALLDERGTLTAETKVENTTRSVKTLLRRWTKEFALVKGEYLVCLEPTGYYGHALLEVLVELEIPTWLAHPNDIKQSIGMTRGKSDRVDALRIADYARRFQDKSRLFTADQLKMNKLKQLLSKRQNYVMRKTMHQRQIKDMNKLMDKDLRGPFTWFDKAQIKALDKAIKELEGMIEDTINAEPELSKRFELLKSVEGVGLILGSHLLALTDGFTRFTSPRQLACHAGCAPFENRSGTSIRGRTRVSHNANHTLKALLHVSVVGLIRFPGEFRAYYDRKVAEGKHKMLVFNAMRNKLIHRVCAVIRKGVPYEIRTPLAHVIE from the coding sequence ATGAAACACTGGATCGGGATCGACGTGAGCAAGGCGACACTGGATGTGGCCCTGCTGGATGAACGCGGGACGCTGACCGCTGAGACCAAGGTGGAGAACACCACCAGAAGCGTGAAGACACTACTGCGTCGATGGACCAAGGAGTTCGCACTGGTCAAAGGAGAATACCTGGTGTGCCTGGAGCCCACGGGCTACTACGGCCATGCGCTGCTGGAAGTGTTGGTGGAATTGGAGATCCCCACCTGGCTTGCTCATCCCAACGACATCAAGCAGAGCATCGGAATGACCCGGGGAAAGAGCGACCGAGTGGATGCGCTCAGGATCGCCGACTACGCCCGGCGCTTCCAAGACAAGTCGCGGTTGTTCACGGCCGACCAGCTGAAGATGAACAAGCTCAAGCAGCTCCTGAGCAAGCGCCAGAACTACGTGATGCGCAAGACCATGCACCAGCGGCAGATCAAGGACATGAACAAGCTCATGGACAAGGACCTGCGCGGGCCGTTCACCTGGTTCGATAAGGCACAGATCAAAGCGCTGGACAAGGCGATCAAGGAACTGGAAGGCATGATCGAGGACACCATCAACGCGGAGCCCGAGTTGAGCAAGCGCTTCGAACTGCTGAAGTCCGTGGAAGGCGTTGGGCTCATTCTGGGCTCACATCTGCTGGCCCTCACCGACGGCTTCACGCGATTCACCTCACCGCGACAGCTAGCTTGCCATGCCGGATGCGCACCCTTCGAGAACAGGTCAGGCACCAGCATCAGAGGGCGCACCCGCGTATCGCACAATGCCAACCATACGCTCAAGGCCCTGCTGCATGTCTCGGTGGTCGGGCTCATCCGGTTCCCTGGTGAGTTCCGCGCCTACTACGACCGCAAAGTGGCCGAGGGCAAACACAAGATGCTTGTCTTCAACGCCATGCGCAACAAACTCATCCACCGCGTCTGTGCCGTGATCCGAAAGGGAGTGCCTTACGAGATACGAACACCCCTTGCACACGTCATAGAATAA
- a CDS encoding HNH endonuclease — protein sequence MSKTAKALMARGLDRDAADSLVRGGYTLASLKLFSQAELIDLGLQPEMATELLAESRPPIPPETMAQLLYESRWTCCVCRDRTKSVIVHHLEEWHDSRDHSEGNLVVLCLQHHDEAHTKRTLSLNLTIDRIREMKKLWLEQVRLADTQTIIGLGASNPSRWFYFNHARIFDLFLARGIGIEHNGVTATVMMRGLINDLGTFGIPSDDKHHIYNFGDGHLLYQYTANMFDRLLSDTVLLDLTDKFNKTDIKALLKPGMFIALQAAFYFSREKVPTKGPGQVRKAHYRRDGIELAFEFDAYEVTSMSAWAVHLSGHKVALPIGQVTSIVEEDGMLTITISCYAIGCFFDEHPYRAAQGTLVGIE from the coding sequence ATGAGTAAAACAGCAAAAGCTCTTATGGCTCGCGGTCTTGATCGCGATGCAGCAGATTCACTTGTCCGCGGAGGATATACACTGGCAAGTCTGAAACTTTTTTCGCAAGCAGAACTCATCGACCTGGGCCTACAACCTGAAATGGCGACCGAGCTACTGGCTGAAAGTCGCCCGCCGATTCCACCGGAGACAATGGCGCAGCTGCTATATGAATCGCGCTGGACTTGCTGCGTCTGCCGTGATAGAACCAAATCGGTGATTGTTCATCATCTTGAGGAATGGCACGATTCGAGAGATCACTCTGAAGGAAACCTCGTTGTACTATGTCTGCAACATCACGACGAAGCCCACACCAAAAGAACACTGAGTCTGAACCTCACGATTGACCGAATCCGCGAAATGAAAAAGCTCTGGCTGGAGCAGGTGCGTTTGGCGGATACACAAACCATCATCGGACTTGGTGCGTCCAATCCGAGTAGATGGTTCTACTTTAATCACGCGCGGATCTTCGATTTGTTCTTGGCACGCGGCATCGGCATTGAACACAATGGTGTTACGGCCACCGTGATGATGCGAGGGTTGATAAATGACCTTGGCACCTTTGGCATACCGTCAGACGACAAGCACCACATTTACAATTTTGGTGACGGGCATCTCCTCTATCAATACACGGCGAACATGTTCGATCGTCTCCTCAGCGACACGGTCCTACTCGACCTCACAGACAAATTCAACAAGACGGACATTAAGGCCTTGCTGAAGCCCGGAATGTTCATTGCCTTGCAGGCTGCATTCTACTTCAGTCGCGAGAAGGTGCCAACCAAAGGTCCAGGTCAGGTTCGCAAAGCACATTATCGGCGAGACGGAATTGAACTGGCATTCGAGTTTGACGCATACGAGGTAACCAGCATGTCAGCTTGGGCAGTGCATCTTAGCGGACACAAAGTGGCGTTACCGATTGGTCAAGTGACGAGCATTGTTGAAGAGGACGGGATGCTCACCATCACAATAAGTTGCTACGCAATTGGCTGCTTCTTTGACGAACACCCCTATCGCGCTGCACAAGGAACATTGGTTGGCATCGAATAG
- a CDS encoding cold-shock protein, protein MSSGTVKFFNTEKGFGFITPDEGGKDLFVHKTGTREPIREGDKVSFDVEQSPKGPNAVNVTRA, encoded by the coding sequence ATGTCAAGCGGTACAGTGAAGTTCTTCAACACGGAGAAAGGGTTCGGTTTCATCACCCCGGATGAGGGTGGCAAGGACCTCTTCGTGCACAAGACGGGGACGCGCGAGCCCATTCGCGAAGGTGACAAGGTCTCCTTCGACGTGGAGCAGAGCCCCAAGGGCCCCAACGCGGTCAACGTGACCCGCGCCTGA
- a CDS encoding DUF1801 domain-containing protein has protein sequence MAATRRTSRTTTPAPKPDTPTTPVKLLSGGNPQIPKGDGDAPVQAYIAAMPGWKRAIGERLDVLIEQHVPGLRKAVKWNSPFYGVEGQGWFLSTHVFTHFVRITWFQGQALKPIPPGPSKDPNARYLDIREGGIEDEQQLISWIKQAAALPGWLNH, from the coding sequence ATGGCCGCCACCCGAAGGACATCCCGCACCACCACCCCGGCCCCGAAGCCGGACACGCCGACCACGCCCGTCAAGCTCCTCTCCGGCGGCAACCCGCAGATCCCCAAGGGCGACGGTGATGCGCCGGTGCAGGCCTACATCGCGGCGATGCCCGGCTGGAAGCGCGCGATCGGGGAGCGACTGGATGTCCTGATCGAGCAGCACGTGCCCGGGCTGCGGAAGGCCGTGAAGTGGAACTCGCCCTTCTATGGGGTGGAAGGCCAGGGCTGGTTCCTGTCCACCCACGTCTTCACGCACTTCGTGCGGATCACCTGGTTCCAAGGGCAGGCGCTGAAGCCCATTCCCCCCGGCCCCAGCAAGGACCCGAACGCCCGCTACCTCGACATCCGCGAGGGCGGCATCGAGGACGAGCAGCAGCTGATCAGCTGGATCAAGCAGGCGGCCGCGCTGCCAGGGTGGCTGAATCACTGA
- a CDS encoding Fic family protein — protein MPRYIHELSGWPAFSWDDAALAPALAAVREQRARLLGSMAAVGFELRTEADLVTMTADVLRTSEIEGEVLDPAQVRSSLARRLGLDVSGAPPVDRHVDGVVQMLLDATRNCHDTLSAERLFGWHAALFPTGRSGMMTILVGRLRDDSTGPMQVVSGPMGREKVHFEAPAASRLKKEMATFLKWVNAGTRTGAGKTLDPLLKAGIGHFWFVTLHPFEDGNGRMARAVADLLLARADGSPQRFYSMSAQIRNERKKYYDILERSQRGTLDITEWLAWFLACLGRAISASESQLAGVLSKHRFWQKHATTVLNPRQVKVLTKLFAGFEGQLTSSKYAKLAKTSQDTAARDIADLMTKKILKKGKAGGRSTHYELIM, from the coding sequence ATGCCCCGCTACATCCACGAACTTTCCGGCTGGCCCGCGTTCAGCTGGGATGACGCAGCCCTGGCGCCAGCCTTGGCCGCGGTGCGGGAGCAGCGGGCCCGTTTGCTCGGCAGTATGGCCGCCGTGGGCTTCGAGCTGCGTACGGAGGCCGACCTCGTCACCATGACCGCCGACGTGCTGCGTACCAGCGAGATCGAGGGCGAAGTGCTGGATCCGGCACAGGTCCGATCCTCCCTGGCCAGGCGGTTGGGGCTGGACGTTTCTGGGGCGCCCCCGGTGGACCGCCATGTGGATGGCGTGGTGCAGATGCTGCTCGACGCCACGCGCAACTGCCATGACACCCTCAGCGCCGAACGCTTGTTCGGCTGGCATGCCGCGCTGTTCCCTACGGGCCGAAGCGGCATGATGACGATCCTCGTGGGCCGCTTGCGCGACGATTCCACCGGTCCCATGCAGGTGGTCTCCGGACCGATGGGGCGCGAGAAGGTCCACTTCGAGGCACCAGCGGCCTCAAGGCTGAAAAAGGAGATGGCGACCTTCCTCAAGTGGGTGAACGCCGGAACGCGGACAGGGGCCGGGAAGACACTGGACCCCCTGCTCAAGGCTGGGATCGGTCATTTCTGGTTCGTGACGCTGCACCCCTTCGAGGATGGCAACGGCCGCATGGCCCGTGCGGTGGCCGACCTGCTGTTGGCCCGCGCCGATGGATCGCCCCAGCGGTTCTACAGCATGAGCGCCCAGATCCGCAACGAGCGGAAGAAGTACTACGACATCCTGGAACGCTCGCAGCGCGGCACCTTGGACATCACGGAATGGCTTGCATGGTTCCTGGCCTGTCTGGGCCGTGCGATCAGCGCATCGGAAAGCCAGCTCGCGGGCGTGCTCAGCAAGCACCGTTTCTGGCAGAAGCACGCGACCACTGTGCTGAACCCGCGCCAGGTGAAGGTGCTCACCAAGCTGTTCGCCGGGTTCGAGGGCCAGCTCACCTCAAGCAAGTACGCCAAGCTGGCAAAGACCTCACAGGACACCGCCGCGCGAGACATCGCCGACCTGATGACCAAGAAGATCCTGAAGAAGGGAAAGGCCGGCGGGCGGAGCACGCACTATGAACTGATCATGTGA
- a CDS encoding YdeI/OmpD-associated family protein yields MNPKVNWFFEKEGPWQDCYARLRELALESGLTEELKWGHPCYTLKGKNVFLIHGFKDHCALLFHKGALLKDDHKLLVQQTANVQSARQIRFSSEKQIVKLAPVLRAYIQQAIAVEKAGKQVVLKRTGEFDMPAEFARAMKEMPELKKAFNALTPGRQRGYLLFFASAKQAATREARIEKHTDRILAGKGLDD; encoded by the coding sequence ATGAACCCCAAGGTCAACTGGTTCTTCGAGAAGGAAGGTCCGTGGCAGGACTGCTATGCCCGGTTGCGTGAACTGGCCCTGGAGAGCGGGCTTACCGAGGAGCTGAAGTGGGGCCACCCCTGCTACACGCTGAAGGGGAAGAACGTCTTCCTCATCCACGGCTTCAAGGACCACTGCGCGCTGCTCTTTCACAAGGGCGCACTGCTGAAGGACGACCACAAGCTGCTGGTGCAGCAGACGGCCAATGTGCAGAGCGCGCGACAGATCCGCTTCAGCAGCGAGAAGCAGATCGTGAAGCTCGCGCCGGTCCTGCGTGCTTACATCCAGCAGGCCATCGCCGTGGAGAAGGCCGGAAAGCAGGTGGTGCTGAAGAGGACCGGGGAGTTCGACATGCCCGCAGAGTTCGCCAGGGCCATGAAGGAGATGCCCGAACTGAAGAAGGCCTTCAACGCGCTCACTCCGGGAAGGCAGCGGGGCTACCTCCTGTTCTTCGCAAGCGCGAAGCAAGCAGCGACGCGGGAGGCCCGGATCGAGAAGCACACGGACCGCATCCTGGCAGGGAAAGGACTGGACGACTGA
- a CDS encoding VOC family protein gives MLTALIPKLPMRDAAATRAYYVDRLGFTVAGTYPAYLIVERDGHELHFFLHADLDPLTNDGQLYIRTTAIDDLYRSLTERGVAIHPNGALSTKPWGQREFALLDPDHNLLTFGEGM, from the coding sequence ATGCTCACCGCCCTCATCCCCAAGCTGCCCATGCGCGATGCGGCCGCCACGCGGGCCTACTACGTGGATCGGCTCGGCTTCACCGTGGCTGGGACTTATCCTGCCTACCTCATCGTGGAGCGCGACGGACATGAGCTTCACTTCTTCCTGCACGCCGACCTGGATCCGCTCACGAACGATGGCCAGCTGTACATCCGCACGACCGCGATCGACGACCTGTACCGCTCGCTGACGGAACGCGGCGTGGCCATCCACCCGAACGGCGCGCTCAGCACCAAGCCCTGGGGGCAGCGGGAGTTCGCCCTGCTTGACCCCGATCACAACCTGTTGACCTTCGGAGAAGGGATGTGA
- a CDS encoding DUF2461 domain-containing protein yields MPPATVRIRPTVLSFLTDLEAHNEKPWFEANKVRYQAAQANLVAFADALLERMREHDRLSTPSGAKSMMRIHTDQRFHKDRPPYAPRFGGRLARVKPALRGGYFFRIQPGGRSHVTCGFMGPEPDDLRLIRQDIAYDHDTWRRVLRGKPLRSLLGDLFGEELATVPRGFPKDHPAADLLRKKQFLLRRSFTDAEVLAPDFLDEVVRTYRAVRPWFDHMTAVLTSDANGA; encoded by the coding sequence ATGCCCCCAGCCACTGTCCGCATCCGACCCACCGTACTGTCCTTCCTGACCGACCTGGAGGCGCACAATGAGAAGCCCTGGTTCGAAGCGAACAAGGTTCGTTACCAGGCCGCGCAGGCGAACCTGGTGGCCTTCGCCGATGCGCTGCTCGAGCGGATGCGGGAGCATGACAGGTTGAGCACGCCCAGTGGTGCGAAAAGCATGATGCGCATCCACACCGACCAGCGCTTCCACAAGGACCGGCCGCCTTACGCGCCACGCTTCGGCGGACGGCTGGCGCGGGTGAAGCCGGCCTTGCGCGGCGGCTACTTCTTCCGCATCCAGCCCGGCGGGCGATCGCACGTCACCTGCGGATTCATGGGACCCGAGCCCGATGACCTGCGCCTGATCCGGCAGGACATCGCCTACGACCACGACACCTGGCGCCGGGTCCTTCGTGGCAAGCCGCTCCGTTCGTTGCTGGGCGACCTCTTCGGCGAGGAGCTCGCCACCGTGCCGCGCGGCTTTCCGAAGGACCATCCCGCAGCGGACCTTCTCCGCAAGAAGCAGTTCCTGCTGCGCCGAAGCTTCACCGATGCCGAGGTGCTCGCGCCGGACTTCCTTGACGAAGTGGTGAGGACCTATCGCGCCGTGCGGCCCTGGTTCGATCACATGACCGCCGTGCTGACCAGCGATGCGAACGGCGCCTGA
- a CDS encoding cupin domain-containing protein — MHPRAEALIRELGLLPHPEGGHYRELHRSPLQVHPPDGRGDRAALTTIYFLLPAAEISRWHRVSSDEVWHHLEGAPLELLVSDPDLHHVQCHLLGPLRDGLRPEVVVPPGQWQAARSTGDFTLVGCVVAPGFDFADFAMLRDLPDDAERLRQRQPDAVDLL; from the coding sequence ATGCACCCACGCGCCGAAGCCCTGATCCGCGAACTCGGTCTGCTGCCGCATCCCGAGGGCGGCCACTACCGCGAACTGCACCGATCACCGCTGCAGGTCCATCCACCGGACGGCCGCGGAGACCGTGCAGCGCTCACCACCATCTACTTCCTGCTCCCTGCGGCCGAGATCAGCCGCTGGCATCGGGTGTCCAGCGATGAGGTGTGGCATCACCTGGAAGGCGCACCGCTGGAGCTGCTGGTGAGCGATCCGGACCTCCATCACGTACAGTGTCACCTGCTGGGTCCCTTGCGTGACGGACTGCGACCGGAGGTGGTGGTGCCCCCCGGACAGTGGCAGGCGGCACGGAGCACGGGCGACTTCACGCTCGTGGGCTGTGTGGTGGCCCCGGGCTTCGACTTCGCGGACTTTGCGATGCTGCGCGACCTGCCCGACGACGCCGAGCGGCTGCGGCAGCGGCAACCCGATGCGGTCGATCTGCTGTAG
- a CDS encoding alkylphosphonate utilization protein, giving the protein MPDTHPCPECRSAITYPTGTSWMCGECGHEWNPAEVAAAEAGPVIKDANGNVLKDGDDVVVIKDLPVKGMPKPVKAGTKVKGIRLVEGGGNAGHDIDCKIDGFGAMGLKSIYVRKA; this is encoded by the coding sequence ATGCCCGACACCCATCCCTGTCCCGAGTGCCGCTCCGCCATCACGTATCCCACGGGCACCTCATGGATGTGCGGCGAATGCGGCCATGAGTGGAACCCCGCCGAGGTGGCCGCCGCCGAGGCGGGACCGGTGATCAAGGATGCCAACGGCAACGTGCTGAAGGACGGTGATGACGTGGTGGTGATCAAGGACCTGCCGGTGAAGGGCATGCCCAAGCCGGTGAAGGCCGGCACCAAGGTGAAAGGCATCCGGTTGGTGGAGGGGGGCGGCAATGCCGGGCACGACATCGACTGCAAGATCGATGGCTTCGGGGCCATGGGCCTGAAGAGCATTTACGTGCGCAAGGCCTGA